From Xylanibacter oryzae DSM 17970, a single genomic window includes:
- a CDS encoding TatD family hydrolase translates to MHFIDTHAHLDGEEYKNDLSDVVARAKQAGAQKIFIPAIDLKSVTAIINLCRSYPDFAFPMIGLHPEEVKSDYDSVLTEMKKMLVRDNPFIAIGEVGLDYYWSREFEKEQLDAFEKQVIWSVEYHKPLMIHCRKGQNEMVKILRIYEKELPGGVFHCFTGNEKEAAELLLFDKFALGIGGVLTFKKSHLPEVLPNIPLARIVLETDAPYMAPTPKRGERNESSFIVYIIKKMAECYSVTEDEICERTNANVSRIFGVTT, encoded by the coding sequence ATGCATTTTATAGATACACATGCCCATCTTGATGGTGAAGAATATAAGAATGATTTGTCTGACGTGGTAGCTAGGGCTAAACAGGCAGGAGCCCAAAAAATCTTTATACCTGCGATAGATCTGAAATCCGTTACTGCGATAATTAATTTGTGTAGGTCATATCCGGATTTTGCTTTTCCAATGATTGGTCTTCATCCTGAAGAGGTGAAAAGCGACTATGATAGTGTTCTGACAGAAATGAAAAAGATGCTTGTCAGAGATAATCCTTTCATTGCAATAGGTGAAGTAGGATTGGACTATTATTGGAGTCGGGAATTTGAAAAAGAACAGTTGGATGCTTTTGAGAAGCAGGTAATCTGGTCTGTCGAATATCATAAACCCCTTATGATACATTGCAGGAAGGGGCAAAATGAGATGGTAAAGATATTACGAATTTACGAAAAAGAACTTCCAGGAGGCGTTTTTCATTGTTTTACAGGTAATGAGAAAGAAGCTGCTGAATTATTGTTGTTTGATAAATTTGCATTAGGTATTGGTGGAGTTCTTACTTTTAAAAAGTCTCATCTGCCAGAAGTTCTTCCCAATATCCCATTAGCTAGGATTGTACTTGAGACAGATGCTCCGTATATGGCTCCCACTCCCAAGCGTGGGGAGCGTAATGAGAGTTCTTTTATAGTTTATATTATAAAGAAAATGGCAGAATGTTATAGTGTAACAGAAGATGAAATATGCGAGAGGACAAATGCAAATGTAAGTCGTATATTCGGAGTAACTACTTAG
- a CDS encoding polyprenyl synthetase family protein — protein sequence MLTASEIQNTVNEYLNKLSYNRKPASLYAPIQYVLSMGGKRIRPVLMLLSYNLYKNDPETILSTACALETYHNYTLLHDDLMDNADVRRGHDTVHKKWNANTAILSGDSMLVMAYERIMQCDEDKLRPVLSLFTETALEIGEGQQYDMDFETRNDVTEDEYIEMIRLKTSVLLACAMKMGAILADAPAEDAENLYKFGEQMGLAFQLQDDFLDVYGDPKVFGKAIGGDITSNKKTYMLINAYQRADADQRVELDKWLGLDKFDKQEKIKAVTHLYDTIGIKHLCEEKIAYYFSEANRYLNKVNVAENSKYNLKYFAESLMKRNY from the coding sequence ATGTTAACAGCTAGTGAAATTCAGAATACAGTGAACGAATACCTGAATAAGTTGTCTTACAATCGTAAGCCGGCATCTCTTTATGCTCCTATACAATATGTGTTGTCTATGGGCGGAAAACGTATCAGACCGGTACTGATGTTGCTGTCTTATAATCTATACAAGAATGATCCTGAAACGATTCTATCAACGGCATGTGCTCTTGAAACATACCATAACTATACGTTATTACATGATGATCTTATGGACAATGCAGATGTAAGGCGTGGTCATGATACGGTACATAAAAAATGGAATGCTAATACAGCAATCCTATCAGGAGACTCTATGCTGGTTATGGCTTACGAGCGTATTATGCAGTGTGATGAAGATAAGTTGCGTCCTGTATTGTCTTTGTTTACTGAGACAGCCTTGGAGATAGGTGAGGGGCAACAGTATGATATGGATTTCGAGACACGTAATGACGTTACAGAAGACGAATATATAGAGATGATAAGGCTGAAAACAAGTGTATTGTTGGCTTGTGCTATGAAAATGGGCGCAATATTAGCAGATGCTCCTGCCGAAGATGCTGAAAATCTTTATAAATTTGGTGAGCAGATGGGACTCGCTTTTCAGTTACAAGATGATTTTCTTGATGTTTATGGAGATCCGAAAGTATTCGGAAAGGCTATTGGTGGAGATATTACATCAAATAAGAAAACATATATGCTTATCAATGCTTATCAGAGAGCCGATGCTGATCAGCGCGTTGAGCTGGATAAATGGCTAGGACTTGACAAATTTGACAAGCAGGAAAAGATAAAGGCCGTGACGCACTTGTATGATACTATAGGAATAAAGCATCTCTGTGAGGAAAAAATAGCCTACTATTTCAGTGAAGCTAATAGATATCTTAATAAAGTTAATGTGGCAGAGAATTCTAAATATAATTTAAAATATTTTGCCGAATCACTGATGAAACGTAATTATTAG
- a CDS encoding MFS transporter, with protein sequence MIKLEENKGIPRHILVMMAVIAGFSVANLYYNQPLLELMREDVNATEVEANLITVISQIGYASGLLFIIPMGDLYNRRRIILVCMITAAIMATVIGLAPQISVIWSASLILGACSVIPQLFIPVAGQFSRPENKSRNMGYVLSGLLIGILASRVISGFVGEWLGWRYMFIIAGILMIICCVITLRMFPEMKQNFSGNYAKLMKSVVHIFATHPNIRLNSVRGAFGFGSFLAIWACLAFHLAKSPFYAGSNMVGMLGACGMAGALVSMGIGKYVPRFGVLKFSLVGASLQIISWCIALIFNDSYWGLIIAIVLCDIGLQCQQLSNQSGCIQELPEAANRVNTIFMTTYFIGGSLGTFAAGIGWNMYGWTGVCAVGCFFAVCSLAISIYKTF encoded by the coding sequence ATGATAAAGTTAGAAGAGAACAAAGGTATTCCTCGCCATATATTGGTTATGATGGCTGTTATTGCAGGTTTTTCAGTGGCAAACCTTTATTATAATCAACCTCTTTTGGAGTTGATGCGTGAGGATGTAAATGCTACAGAAGTTGAAGCTAATCTTATTACAGTTATTTCGCAGATAGGTTATGCATCTGGTCTGCTATTTATAATACCTATGGGCGATTTGTACAATCGTCGTCGTATAATACTGGTCTGTATGATCACTGCAGCTATTATGGCTACTGTTATAGGTCTAGCACCACAAATTAGTGTGATATGGTCTGCTTCACTGATATTGGGCGCTTGCTCGGTTATTCCCCAACTGTTCATACCTGTTGCGGGACAGTTTTCACGTCCAGAAAACAAAAGTAGAAATATGGGATATGTGCTCTCCGGTTTACTAATAGGTATACTTGCTTCGCGTGTTATCAGTGGTTTTGTAGGTGAATGGTTGGGATGGCGCTATATGTTTATTATTGCAGGAATATTAATGATAATATGTTGTGTGATAACATTGCGAATGTTTCCTGAGATGAAGCAGAATTTCTCAGGCAATTATGCAAAATTAATGAAGTCGGTAGTACATATTTTTGCTACACATCCTAATATACGTCTTAATTCGGTAAGAGGCGCATTTGGTTTTGGTTCTTTTCTTGCAATATGGGCATGCCTGGCCTTTCATTTAGCCAAATCACCTTTCTATGCAGGCAGTAACATGGTAGGAATGTTGGGCGCATGTGGAATGGCCGGAGCACTTGTCTCTATGGGGATTGGCAAGTATGTGCCACGATTCGGAGTGTTGAAATTCAGTTTGGTAGGAGCTTCTTTACAGATCATTTCATGGTGTATAGCCTTGATCTTTAATGACAGTTATTGGGGATTGATTATTGCTATTGTTTTATGTGATATTGGGTTACAGTGTCAACAATTGAGCAATCAGAGCGGCTGTATACAGGAATTGCCAGAAGCGGCAAATAGGGTTAATACTATCTTTATGACAACTTACTTTATTGGTGGTTCTTTGGGTACTTTTGCGGCAGGTATTGGTTGGAATATGTATGGTTGGACAGGAGTATGTGCCGTAGGATGTTTCTTTGCAGTATGTTCGTTAGCCATATCCATCTATAAAACTTTCTAA
- a CDS encoding OPT family oligopeptide transporter: MTDNEKEAVKLPENAFRELKDGEEYKPIMDPAKVYPEVNAWSVTWGIIMAMLFSAAAAYLGLKVGQVFEAAIPIAIIAVGVSTATHRNNALGENVIIQSIGACSGAVVAGAIFTLPAIYILQAKYPEMSASFLKIFISSLLGGIIGILFLIPFRKYFVSDMHGKYPFPEATATTQVLVSGAKGGNQAKPLLIAGLVGGLYDFIVATFGWWNENFTTRVVEWGTIIADKAKLVFKVNTGAAVLGLGYIVGLKYAFIICLGSVAVWWLIVPGMSIIFHDQILNMWDPSITQTVGSMSPEMIFKAYGKSIGIGGIAMAGIIGIIKSWGIIKSAVGLAAKEMKGKKDINKETLRTRRDISFKIIAIGSIVTILLTFIFFFTGVMGGNLLFAVVGIVLVTVIAFLFTTVAANAIAIVGSNPVSGMTLMTLILASVVMVAVGLKGPGGMLAALIMGGVVCTALSMSGSFITDLKIGYWMGTTPAKQETWKFLGTLVSAATVGGVMILLNHTYGFASGQLAAPQANAMAAVIDPLMNGVGAPWILYAIGAAIAIILTLCNVPALAFALGMFIPLELNIPLLVGGAINWFVTTRSKDSEVNKNRGEKGTLIASGFIAGGALMGVVSALLRFGGINLINDAWIANPLSELCSLIAYILLILYFIKATK, translated from the coding sequence ATGACAGACAACGAAAAAGAAGCGGTTAAACTTCCTGAGAACGCGTTCCGAGAGTTAAAAGATGGTGAAGAATACAAGCCTATCATGGACCCTGCCAAGGTATATCCGGAAGTCAATGCTTGGTCTGTGACATGGGGTATAATAATGGCGATGCTGTTTTCAGCAGCGGCTGCATACCTTGGACTGAAAGTAGGACAGGTTTTCGAAGCTGCCATACCTATAGCTATTATAGCTGTTGGCGTATCAACAGCTACCCATCGCAACAATGCCCTTGGCGAAAATGTAATAATCCAGAGTATCGGTGCTTGTTCAGGTGCTGTTGTAGCAGGTGCAATATTCACATTACCAGCTATATATATTCTGCAGGCCAAATACCCTGAGATGAGTGCTTCTTTTCTTAAGATATTCATCAGTTCGCTTCTAGGCGGCATCATAGGTATATTATTCCTTATCCCGTTCCGTAAATATTTCGTTAGCGATATGCATGGCAAGTATCCTTTCCCTGAGGCTACTGCTACTACACAGGTATTGGTATCTGGCGCAAAAGGCGGCAACCAAGCAAAACCTCTACTCATAGCAGGACTTGTAGGTGGCCTATACGACTTTATTGTTGCCACTTTCGGATGGTGGAATGAGAATTTTACGACCCGCGTTGTTGAATGGGGTACAATTATTGCTGATAAGGCAAAACTAGTATTCAAGGTTAATACCGGTGCTGCTGTATTGGGACTCGGATATATAGTAGGACTGAAATATGCTTTTATCATCTGTCTTGGTTCTGTTGCTGTATGGTGGCTGATAGTTCCGGGAATGTCTATTATATTTCACGATCAAATATTAAATATGTGGGATCCATCTATCACACAGACTGTAGGTAGCATGAGTCCTGAAATGATATTCAAGGCTTATGGCAAAAGTATCGGTATCGGTGGTATAGCTATGGCTGGCATAATAGGCATAATCAAATCGTGGGGAATAATAAAGAGTGCAGTAGGCCTTGCTGCCAAAGAGATGAAAGGCAAAAAAGATATAAATAAAGAGACTCTGCGCACACGCCGTGACATATCGTTCAAAATTATAGCTATAGGTTCAATAGTAACTATACTTCTTACATTCATATTTTTCTTTACAGGTGTTATGGGTGGAAACTTATTGTTTGCTGTTGTCGGCATCGTATTAGTTACAGTGATTGCATTCCTTTTCACAACCGTTGCAGCCAATGCCATTGCTATTGTTGGCAGCAACCCGGTATCCGGAATGACACTGATGACGCTTATACTAGCATCGGTAGTAATGGTAGCCGTAGGACTGAAAGGTCCGGGCGGAATGCTTGCCGCACTCATCATGGGTGGTGTAGTTTGCACAGCGCTCTCAATGTCGGGAAGTTTTATTACCGACCTTAAAATAGGTTATTGGATGGGAACAACTCCTGCAAAACAGGAGACATGGAAATTCCTTGGCACTCTTGTTTCGGCTGCCACTGTAGGTGGTGTTATGATATTATTAAACCATACTTACGGATTTGCAAGCGGGCAGTTGGCTGCACCTCAGGCTAATGCTATGGCCGCTGTTATCGACCCACTGATGAATGGTGTAGGTGCTCCATGGATATTATACGCCATTGGTGCTGCAATAGCTATAATACTAACACTGTGTAACGTTCCTGCGCTAGCTTTTGCTTTGGGCATGTTCATCCCTCTTGAACTTAATATTCCTCTACTGGTAGGAGGTGCAATCAACTGGTTTGTAACCACACGCTCTAAAGATTCTGAAGTAAACAAGAACCGTGGTGAAAAAGGTACACTTATTGCGAGTGGCTTTATTGCCGGTGGAGCCTTGATGGGAGTTGTAAGTGCTCTATTACGTTTCGGTGGCATCAACCTGATCAATGATGCATGGATAGCCAACCCGCTTTCTGAATTATGTTCACTTATTGCTTACATCCTACTTATTCTATATTTCATAAAGGCTACAAAATAA
- a CDS encoding TonB-dependent receptor family protein: MKKLFFILLGLCCSFTLSAHKIQSFVVNEDSIALEFVNIAVLHVADSVLETGCITDDKGHFCIECDDDNAIIRISMIGYETRYIHMPLPDKIQLSPSSVILKEVTIKASRKYVKATNNGLIVKMDNNPLSKLSSVADAIKQMPMINPIDGTVLGKGTPEIYINNRKVIDDSELKQLSPSKVLDVEIITRPGAKYDSNVKSVLIIHTKKLDQELAGVVTGTGTAAEVLSGNVNADLTYMFHNGIGLYCGTTFSNDGYKQKRTYTEIFNNNASKTLTQGDYRSRSKTIKANMGISYDFSSSNSIGLRYEFNRLPTSHYKAQTDIDILPAEGEGTAESLSEINSQSYQHSVNAYSDLKLGSKKNIELTTDADYVYGDNGNRSNTKESESMALRNMTTASHTAYYILAAKTNLNFKLKKLTTDVGAQYSFTRNKMDFDGSDNVGTSFLTSSNDLEKQHLYAGYVNLAYTLNDNWSLNGGLRFENAAFDYTENDKKIDAQSKTFTDRLPILGINFQKGNLNLGLTYNSNIDRPSYSELNNNYTYVSHTSWETGNPLLRSSLTHSLDLSVSWKQSIFEAIYSHNMRNINTVYTYLPSDNINVRKEINLPNFNSLTLIASQNLNVGFWHPMLQGLLYIQNFKYGSPVNSYNKLLGQVTMSNRFDLPWSMYAYISGAWTSKGNQVTLYSEGNCTLYFMLNKNMKNWSFNFLFNDFANTYRQKDIVNTNGVSYGENRKGASSFVQLSVTYTFKNKKSFKGKSAAVEEMKRF; the protein is encoded by the coding sequence ATGAAAAAGTTATTTTTTATTTTACTGGGGTTATGCTGCTCATTCACATTGTCAGCACACAAAATTCAAAGTTTTGTTGTTAATGAAGATAGTATCGCACTAGAATTTGTAAATATAGCTGTACTCCATGTTGCAGACTCCGTACTTGAAACAGGATGCATAACTGATGACAAAGGGCACTTTTGTATTGAATGCGATGACGATAATGCTATCATAAGAATAAGTATGATTGGATATGAGACGCGATATATCCATATGCCTCTTCCTGATAAGATTCAATTGAGTCCGTCATCTGTAATTTTAAAAGAAGTGACGATAAAGGCCTCAAGGAAATATGTTAAAGCGACAAACAATGGCCTGATTGTAAAGATGGATAACAACCCGTTGTCCAAATTGTCTTCTGTGGCAGATGCCATCAAACAGATGCCGATGATCAACCCTATCGATGGAACTGTCTTGGGAAAGGGCACTCCTGAAATTTATATTAACAATAGAAAGGTTATAGATGATAGTGAACTCAAGCAACTCTCACCTAGCAAGGTACTTGACGTGGAGATTATCACCCGTCCTGGGGCAAAATACGATTCAAATGTAAAATCTGTGCTGATTATTCATACTAAGAAACTTGACCAAGAACTAGCGGGAGTCGTGACCGGTACAGGTACTGCCGCCGAAGTACTTTCCGGTAATGTCAATGCTGACCTTACTTATATGTTTCATAATGGTATTGGGCTCTACTGCGGCACTACTTTCTCTAATGATGGTTACAAGCAGAAGAGAACATACACCGAGATATTCAATAACAATGCGTCTAAGACCTTAACACAAGGTGATTATCGTTCTCGCTCAAAGACTATAAAAGCCAATATGGGCATCAGCTACGACTTTTCTTCAAGTAATTCTATTGGTCTGAGATACGAGTTTAACAGACTTCCGACCAGCCATTACAAGGCACAAACCGATATTGACATCTTACCCGCTGAGGGAGAAGGTACCGCTGAATCATTGTCTGAAATAAATTCTCAAAGTTATCAGCATTCTGTAAACGCTTATTCTGACTTAAAATTAGGTTCTAAAAAGAATATTGAGCTCACTACTGACGCTGACTATGTTTATGGAGACAACGGGAATCGTTCAAATACAAAAGAATCAGAAAGTATGGCACTACGGAATATGACAACAGCATCACATACCGCATACTATATTCTGGCAGCTAAGACCAATCTCAATTTTAAACTAAAGAAACTTACTACAGATGTTGGAGCCCAATATTCATTTACGAGAAATAAAATGGATTTCGACGGTTCTGACAATGTCGGCACTTCTTTCCTAACTTCGTCAAATGATTTGGAAAAACAGCATCTATATGCTGGATACGTAAATCTGGCTTATACTTTGAATGATAACTGGAGTCTGAATGGTGGATTGAGATTTGAAAATGCTGCGTTCGATTACACAGAGAATGATAAAAAGATAGATGCTCAGTCTAAAACATTCACTGACCGGCTCCCTATATTGGGCATAAACTTTCAGAAAGGTAACTTGAATCTTGGTTTGACATACAACTCCAACATTGATCGCCCAAGCTATAGTGAACTCAACAATAATTATACATACGTATCACATACATCTTGGGAAACCGGTAATCCTCTGCTGAGATCCTCTCTGACACACTCACTGGATTTGAGCGTTTCATGGAAACAATCAATATTTGAGGCTATATACAGCCATAATATGCGTAATATCAATACAGTGTACACATACTTACCGTCTGACAATATCAATGTACGCAAGGAGATAAATCTTCCGAATTTTAACAGCTTAACATTAATAGCTTCACAGAACCTTAACGTTGGATTTTGGCATCCGATGCTGCAAGGGCTATTATACATTCAAAATTTCAAATATGGTTCTCCTGTCAATTCTTATAATAAACTTCTTGGACAAGTTACTATGAGCAATCGTTTTGATTTGCCATGGAGTATGTATGCCTATATTAGTGGTGCATGGACAAGCAAAGGAAATCAGGTAACGTTGTACTCAGAAGGAAACTGTACCTTATACTTTATGTTGAACAAAAATATGAAGAACTGGTCATTTAATTTTCTCTTCAATGATTTTGCTAATACTTACCGGCAAAAAGATATTGTCAATACTAATGGCGTGTCGTATGGTGAAAATCGAAAAGGTGCTTCATCTTTCGTTCAGTTGTCTGTAACTTATACCTTCAAGAACAAGAAATCGTTCAAGGGTAAGAGCGCAGCTGTAGAAGAAATGAAAAGATTTTAG
- the porQ gene encoding type IX secretion system protein PorQ codes for MKKAVFCLLFTLFTVQIVSQESQNDYNFLRLPVSAHAAALGGDNISIIKDDATLMFNNPALISSVSDKTINLNFMSYMEGTKLASASFTKIINDKATWAVSAQYIDYGNIKEVTEDNIEQGTFSAKDISIAGYFAYTLSNKIVGGITAKCISSHIAGYNSLAMGVDLGLNYYDDERDLSVSAVAKNLGGQLKAYDETYEGIPLDLQIGASKRVINSPFRFSATIVDLNHWDYSFINHMVAGLDLILSDNIYLSCGYNFRRAHEMKITDSDNESSSHGAGFSFGGGIELERFKLQLSYGKYHVSSSSILVNVSYSL; via the coding sequence ATGAAAAAAGCTGTCTTTTGTCTCCTATTCACGCTTTTTACTGTACAAATTGTGTCACAGGAGAGCCAAAATGATTATAACTTTCTGAGATTGCCGGTTAGTGCACATGCGGCAGCTTTAGGAGGTGACAACATTTCAATTATTAAAGACGACGCTACATTGATGTTCAATAACCCAGCACTAATCTCTTCTGTAAGTGATAAGACCATAAACCTGAACTTTATGTCATACATGGAAGGAACGAAACTGGCAAGTGCTTCATTCACTAAAATCATTAATGACAAAGCTACTTGGGCTGTATCTGCTCAATATATAGATTATGGTAACATCAAAGAGGTTACAGAAGATAATATAGAACAAGGAACATTCTCTGCAAAGGATATATCTATAGCAGGATATTTTGCATACACACTATCCAATAAAATTGTTGGCGGCATAACTGCGAAATGCATATCATCACATATTGCCGGATATAATTCGCTGGCGATGGGCGTTGACCTGGGATTAAACTATTATGATGACGAGCGCGATCTTTCAGTATCGGCTGTAGCAAAGAATTTGGGTGGACAATTGAAAGCTTATGACGAGACATATGAGGGTATACCACTTGATCTTCAAATTGGTGCTAGCAAACGTGTGATAAATAGTCCATTCAGATTTTCTGCAACAATTGTAGACTTAAACCATTGGGATTATAGTTTTATAAATCATATGGTTGCAGGACTTGACCTTATTTTATCAGACAACATATATCTGTCGTGTGGATATAATTTCCGCCGTGCACACGAAATGAAAATAACAGACAGTGACAACGAGTCTAGTTCTCACGGTGCCGGATTCTCTTTTGGAGGTGGCATCGAACTTGAAAGATTCAAATTGCAATTGTCATACGGCAAATATCATGTATCGTCTTCGTCAATATTAGTAAACGTATCATACTCATTATAA
- the cmk gene encoding (d)CMP kinase, with protein sequence MKKIIIAIDGFSSCGKSTMAKDLAKEIGYIYVDTGAMYRAVTLFALRNDCFINDSEVNVEKLERKMNEISITFAINKETGRPDTYLNAENVEKEIRSMDVSSHVSPIATVPFVRKAMVAQQQKMGDKKGLVMDGRDIGTTVFPSAELKIYVTASAEIRAKRRFDELKAKGITANFDDILKNVNERDYIDTHRDISPLCKAEDAILLDNSNMTIAEQKQWLLDKYREAAE encoded by the coding sequence ATGAAGAAAATAATAATCGCCATTGATGGTTTCTCATCATGCGGAAAGAGTACAATGGCAAAGGATTTAGCTAAAGAGATAGGTTATATATATGTAGATACTGGGGCAATGTATAGAGCTGTAACACTATTCGCATTACGCAATGACTGTTTTATAAATGACAGCGAAGTAAATGTAGAAAAACTTGAACGCAAAATGAATGAAATAAGCATAACTTTTGCCATCAATAAAGAGACAGGACGCCCTGACACATATCTTAATGCCGAGAATGTTGAAAAGGAGATACGTTCTATGGATGTATCCAGTCATGTAAGTCCGATAGCAACAGTACCATTTGTACGCAAGGCTATGGTAGCGCAGCAGCAAAAAATGGGCGATAAAAAAGGTTTGGTAATGGACGGCCGTGATATTGGAACTACCGTATTCCCTTCAGCAGAACTTAAAATTTATGTTACTGCAAGTGCAGAGATACGTGCTAAGCGCCGTTTTGATGAATTAAAGGCCAAAGGCATAACTGCCAATTTCGATGATATTCTTAAGAATGTCAATGAACGTGATTATATAGACACACATCGCGATATATCTCCTCTATGCAAAGCAGAAGATGCTATTCTTCTGGATAACAGTAACATGACTATAGCCGAACAGAAACAATGGCTATTAGATAAATATAGAGAAGCGGCTGAATAG
- a CDS encoding trans-sulfuration enzyme family protein yields MARKQDKFSGYDITTRAIHTGTDYDQETGAVRRPLHMANSFRLPDDLSKVNYSSTDLLMYARNGNPNQQWLEEKIASLHGADDAIVLASGVGALHALFWTLLKTGDHVVYPKVSYMAVYRMFHELFNRKFGVETDMVDMTNLDAVRRTIKSDTRLVHIETPDNPTCCVTDIAAIAEIAHQNGALLSVDNTFASPLNQNPLDLGADFVVESMTKFINGHGDAQGGAIISNDLEAMDRIRYEAQVNVGAVISPFNAWQIFRGSVTFPLRMERINKSSLTIAKWLEQRENVTFVSYPGLKSNPGYKIAKKQMKNGFGGVISFGVNADDKSVERFCAALKIVTFAVSLGHDESLIFPQPSYDERINLYPEKFHRGFIRFSVGLEDPNDIILDLDQALKDIGI; encoded by the coding sequence ATGGCAAGAAAACAAGATAAATTCAGTGGTTACGACATAACTACAAGGGCAATTCATACAGGTACAGACTACGATCAGGAGACGGGTGCTGTGCGCAGACCATTGCACATGGCGAACAGCTTTCGCCTGCCCGATGACCTGAGTAAAGTAAACTATTCTTCAACCGACCTGTTGATGTATGCACGCAACGGCAATCCTAATCAACAATGGTTAGAGGAGAAAATTGCATCCCTGCATGGTGCGGATGATGCCATCGTACTGGCAAGTGGCGTTGGAGCACTTCATGCGCTCTTCTGGACATTATTGAAGACTGGCGACCATGTGGTTTATCCAAAGGTGAGTTATATGGCCGTATACAGAATGTTCCATGAATTGTTCAACCGCAAGTTTGGTGTTGAAACGGATATGGTTGACATGACTAATCTTGATGCCGTAAGACGAACAATTAAATCTGACACACGACTCGTACATATCGAGACACCCGACAATCCCACGTGCTGTGTTACCGATATAGCTGCTATTGCGGAGATTGCCCATCAGAATGGTGCTTTGCTTTCTGTCGACAATACGTTCGCATCCCCACTAAATCAAAATCCGCTGGACCTTGGTGCCGACTTCGTGGTAGAATCTATGACAAAGTTTATCAACGGACATGGTGATGCTCAGGGCGGTGCTATTATATCCAACGACCTTGAAGCAATGGACCGCATACGATACGAGGCACAGGTAAATGTCGGTGCTGTAATAAGTCCGTTCAACGCGTGGCAGATATTTCGTGGCTCGGTAACTTTCCCCTTACGAATGGAAAGAATAAACAAGTCCTCGCTGACTATTGCCAAATGGCTGGAGCAGAGGGAGAACGTCACCTTCGTATCGTATCCCGGGCTGAAGAGCAATCCCGGCTATAAAATAGCCAAAAAGCAAATGAAGAATGGCTTCGGAGGAGTGATTTCATTTGGAGTTAATGCCGACGATAAGAGCGTGGAGCGTTTCTGTGCTGCTCTGAAAATCGTTACCTTTGCCGTGTCGCTTGGACACGACGAGAGCCTCATCTTTCCGCAGCCGAGTTATGATGAGCGCATCAATCTATATCCCGAAAAATTCCACCGTGGTTTCATTCGCTTCAGCGTTGGCCTTGAAGATCCTAATGACATCATCCTCGATCTTGATCAGGCATTGAAGGACATTGGGATTTAG